From a region of the Bacillota bacterium genome:
- the pdxT gene encoding pyridoxal 5'-phosphate synthase glutaminase subunit PdxT, with protein MLVGVLALQGAFREHQKALKACGVNTVQVRKPEQLDELNALVIPGGESTTMGKLLLQFDLLDAIADLGRKGMPIFGTCAGLIMLAKDIIGSDQPRLGLMDIKVERNAFGRQVFSFESELDIPPLGAKPFQGIFIRAPYVVDVGPGVDIWAEYDSKIVCVKQDNLLAAAFHPELTDDIRLHRKFLDIVNIEPKCI; from the coding sequence ATGTTAGTAGGTGTACTGGCACTGCAGGGCGCCTTTAGGGAACATCAAAAAGCACTGAAAGCTTGCGGAGTTAATACTGTGCAAGTGCGAAAACCGGAACAACTGGATGAATTAAATGCGTTAGTTATCCCCGGCGGCGAAAGTACTACTATGGGTAAATTATTATTACAATTCGATCTACTGGATGCCATAGCTGATCTTGGCCGCAAAGGAATGCCCATATTTGGCACATGTGCAGGCTTGATAATGTTAGCAAAAGATATAATTGGTTCTGACCAGCCCAGGTTAGGGCTTATGGATATAAAGGTTGAGCGCAACGCCTTTGGGCGGCAGGTTTTTAGCTTTGAAAGTGAACTGGATATACCCCCATTAGGTGCAAAACCATTTCAGGGAATATTTATCAGAGCGCCTTATGTAGTGGATGTGGGTCCGGGTGTTGATATCTGGGCAGAATACGACAGTAAAATAGTATGTGTAAAACAAGATAATTTATTGGCCGCCGCCTTTCATCCGGAGTTAACGGATGATATTAGGCTGCACAGGAAATTTTTAGACATTGTAAATATTGAACCAAAGTGCATATAA
- a CDS encoding phosphoglycerate dehydrogenase — protein MADFKVLAMDNVSEEGLAPLRNEKDIEVVYGGKMTEEELIKIIGDYDAMIVRSATKVTPNLLEYASKLKVVGRAGVGVDNIDLNACTENGILVVNAPDGNTIAATEHTMAMMLSLARNIPQAVRKIKDGIWDKKAFLGVELRNKVLGVIGLGRIGTNVARRARAMEMKIVAYDPYLTEEKAADMGVYVMPLEEVLKQADFITCHMPKTKETYHLIDEKAFSLMKDGVRIINCARGGIIDEEALYHALESGKVAGAALDVFENEPNTEGPLHKLDNFIATPHLGASTCEAQLNVAVDVAEEIIDALRGEVVKNTVNIPSVKPEVMAGIKPYLNLAEKLGKFQAQLVDGRVKKVEIIYNGELTKHEVTTITTAMVKGMLDPILQERVNYVNAVMLAKQRGIQVVQTVNGQANGYASLITVNVTTDKMESSVSGTLFRENAPHIVMIDGYRIDAVPEGFMLYVPHIDKPRVIGPVGTLIGDHNVNIASMQVGRKVIGGRAVMLLAVDAEVPEETLKAIAGLDGVEGVKFIKL, from the coding sequence ATGGCTGATTTTAAAGTTCTAGCAATGGACAATGTTTCCGAAGAAGGATTAGCTCCGCTTCGTAATGAAAAAGATATCGAAGTGGTCTATGGTGGAAAGATGACAGAAGAAGAATTAATAAAAATAATCGGTGATTATGATGCCATGATAGTTCGTAGTGCCACCAAGGTCACCCCTAATCTGTTAGAGTATGCTTCTAAACTTAAGGTTGTCGGCCGTGCCGGAGTGGGCGTGGATAATATTGATCTGAATGCCTGCACTGAAAACGGTATCCTGGTGGTTAACGCACCGGACGGTAATACTATAGCCGCAACCGAACATACAATGGCCATGATGCTGTCCCTGGCCCGTAATATTCCACAGGCTGTCCGTAAAATTAAAGACGGAATATGGGACAAAAAAGCATTTTTAGGTGTTGAACTCCGAAATAAAGTATTGGGTGTAATAGGCCTCGGGCGTATTGGAACCAATGTTGCCCGTAGGGCCCGGGCCATGGAAATGAAAATAGTTGCTTATGATCCATATCTTACCGAAGAAAAAGCAGCTGACATGGGTGTTTACGTGATGCCCCTGGAAGAAGTATTAAAACAAGCTGATTTTATTACTTGTCATATGCCCAAAACCAAAGAAACTTATCATTTAATTGATGAAAAAGCGTTTAGCTTGATGAAAGACGGTGTGCGTATTATCAATTGTGCCCGGGGTGGCATTATTGACGAAGAAGCCTTATATCATGCTTTGGAATCAGGTAAGGTTGCAGGCGCCGCCCTTGATGTTTTTGAAAATGAGCCCAATACCGAAGGCCCGCTGCATAAACTGGATAATTTTATTGCCACACCTCACTTAGGGGCATCTACCTGTGAGGCACAGCTTAATGTTGCAGTGGATGTAGCAGAAGAAATAATAGATGCTCTCCGGGGTGAAGTAGTTAAAAATACTGTAAATATTCCATCTGTTAAACCGGAAGTAATGGCAGGAATCAAACCTTATTTGAATCTTGCCGAAAAGCTAGGAAAGTTCCAGGCCCAATTGGTAGACGGAAGAGTTAAAAAAGTGGAAATAATTTACAATGGAGAATTGACCAAACATGAAGTGACTACCATAACCACCGCCATGGTAAAAGGTATGTTAGATCCTATTCTCCAGGAAAGAGTAAATTATGTAAACGCAGTTATGCTGGCCAAACAACGTGGCATTCAAGTGGTACAAACTGTCAACGGCCAAGCTAACGGCTATGCCAGTTTGATAACGGTGAATGTTACCACAGATAAAATGGAAAGTTCCGTATCCGGGACACTTTTCCGGGAAAATGCCCCCCATATTGTGATGATTGACGGCTATAGGATTGATGCCGTGCCGGAAGGATTTATGCTTTATGTGCCGCACATTGATAAGCCTAGAGTGATAGGCCCGGTAGGTACATTAATAGGGGACCATAATGTTAATATTGCCAGTATGCAGGTAGGCAGAAAAGTTATTGGCGGCAGGGCGGTAATGCTTCTTGCTGTGGATGCTGAAGTCCCGGAAGAAACATTAAAGGCAATTGCCGGTTTGGATGGGGTTGAAGGAGTTAAGTTTATAAAGCTGTAA
- a CDS encoding DUF370 domain-containing protein has translation MFLHLGGSTVVSKREIIAILDVETKKLPITQEFLEIATDEGFIKTIVPKEKAKSFIITNDQIFLSPISCTTLKKRSNSFSGISEKVFSTEP, from the coding sequence ATGTTTTTACATTTGGGCGGGAGTACTGTAGTATCTAAGCGGGAAATAATTGCCATCCTAGACGTTGAAACTAAAAAATTACCTATAACCCAAGAGTTTTTAGAGATTGCCACGGATGAAGGATTTATCAAAACTATTGTACCAAAAGAAAAAGCTAAGTCTTTTATCATCACCAACGACCAGATTTTTTTATCACCAATATCTTGTACAACATTAAAAAAACGGTCCAATTCTTTTTCGGGTATATCAGAAAAAGTTTTTAGTACAGAACCGTGA
- the serS gene encoding serine--tRNA ligase — MLDIKFVRNNPEAVQEALKKRGSNISLEPFLRLDERRRKLITETEQLKNKRNVVSEQIGRLKKAGQDAQEMVQQMRQVSDQVKEMDEELRVLEEEIDSFLLGIPNITDESVPVGKDESDNIELRRWGEVPNFGFEPKPHWELGESLDILDFERGGKVTGARFSFYKGLGAALERALMSFMLDMHTREHGYVEIFPPFIVNADSMTGTGQLPKFAEDMFKLENLDYYLIPTAEVPVTNLYRQEILDGNKLPIYHCAYSACFRAEAGAAGRDTRGLIRQHQFNKVELVKFSRQENSWDELEKLTANAERILQLLELPYRVINLCAGDIGFSAAKTYDIEVWLPSYQAYKEISSCSNFVDFQARRANIRYKEGKGKPKFVHTLNGSGLAIGRTAAAILENYQQADGTVAIPSKLQPYFGGLTQIG; from the coding sequence GTGCTGGATATAAAGTTTGTGCGCAATAATCCTGAAGCTGTACAAGAAGCGCTCAAAAAAAGAGGTAGTAACATTAGCTTAGAGCCTTTTCTCAGATTGGACGAGCGCCGTAGAAAGTTAATAACGGAAACAGAGCAATTAAAAAATAAAAGGAATGTAGTATCTGAACAAATAGGCCGTCTAAAAAAAGCAGGCCAAGATGCACAGGAAATGGTACAGCAGATGCGCCAGGTATCCGACCAGGTGAAGGAAATGGACGAAGAATTGCGAGTTCTGGAGGAAGAAATTGATAGTTTCCTGTTGGGCATCCCTAATATTACGGATGAATCTGTCCCGGTAGGCAAAGATGAAAGCGATAATATTGAACTAAGACGCTGGGGAGAGGTACCTAATTTTGGTTTTGAGCCTAAGCCTCACTGGGAATTGGGTGAATCACTGGATATTTTGGATTTTGAAAGGGGAGGAAAGGTTACCGGTGCCCGCTTTAGTTTTTATAAGGGACTTGGTGCTGCGCTGGAGCGTGCCTTGATGAGTTTTATGCTGGATATGCATACACGCGAACACGGTTATGTGGAAATTTTCCCTCCTTTTATCGTAAATGCAGATTCAATGACCGGAACCGGTCAGTTGCCTAAGTTTGCTGAGGATATGTTTAAGTTAGAGAATTTGGACTATTATTTAATTCCCACGGCGGAAGTACCGGTGACTAACCTTTACCGGCAGGAAATTTTAGACGGAAACAAACTACCCATTTACCACTGTGCCTACAGTGCATGTTTCCGCGCAGAGGCAGGAGCGGCAGGAAGGGATACCCGGGGGTTAATCCGCCAGCACCAGTTTAACAAGGTAGAATTGGTAAAGTTTTCCAGACAGGAGAACTCCTGGGATGAGCTGGAAAAGCTGACTGCAAATGCAGAAAGAATTCTTCAATTATTGGAATTACCGTACAGGGTTATTAATCTTTGCGCCGGTGATATAGGCTTTAGTGCAGCCAAAACGTATGACATTGAAGTATGGTTGCCCAGTTACCAAGCGTACAAAGAGATCTCTTCCTGTAGTAATTTTGTTGATTTTCAGGCTCGCCGGGCTAATATAAGATATAAGGAAGGTAAAGGTAAGCCCAAGTTTGTCCATACACTAAATGGTTCCGGGCTTGCTATTGGGCGTACTGCAGCTGCCATATTGGAGAATTATCAACAGGCAGACGGCACAGTGGCCATACCGTCCAAGTTGCAGCCATACTTTGGTGGCTTGACTCAGATAGGTTAG
- the gyrB gene encoding DNA topoisomerase (ATP-hydrolyzing) subunit B: MLEENNNSNYGAEEIQVLEGLEAVRRRPGMYIGSTDTKGLHHLVYEVVDNSIDEAMAGFCDEIKIYLHEDNSVTVIDNGRGIPVDVHTKTGLPAVQVVMTVLHAGGKFGGGSYKVSGGLHGVGISVVNALSEHLKVDVWRNGTVYSQSYQRGAPVTGLEITGKTELTGTKITFTPDSEIFEELDFNSETLSTRFQELAFLSKGIKIKFYDEKNNTEVTYHHEGGIRDFVQHLNNNKDPLHKPIYLEQDKDDIIVELALQYTGGYIDTLFSFVNNIHTIDGGTHEAGFKAGLTRVVNDYIRKNNLIKNGMNGLTGEDIREGLTAVISIKVPEPQFEGQTKTKLGNSEVRSIVDSVVVNGLTTFLEENPSVAKKVVEKSIMASRAREAARKARELTRRKTVLESSTLPGKLADCSNRDPSVSELYIVEGDSAGGSAKQGRDRGFQAILPLRGKILNVEKARMDRILNNEEIRAMITALGTGIGDDFDLEKARYHKIIIMTDADVDGAHIRTLLLTFFYRYMKKLIEAGYVFIAQPPLYKIKKGKQERYAYNDREMEKALNKIGANASLQRYKGLGEMDAEQLWDTTMNPDSRTVLQVKLDDAIKADEIFTTLMGDKVEPRRNFIRDNYNDVRNLDV, from the coding sequence TTGTTGGAAGAAAACAATAACTCAAATTACGGTGCTGAAGAAATACAAGTTTTAGAAGGTCTTGAAGCCGTACGCCGCAGGCCAGGAATGTATATAGGCAGTACTGATACTAAAGGACTTCACCATTTAGTATATGAAGTAGTTGACAATAGTATTGACGAAGCCATGGCAGGGTTCTGTGATGAAATAAAAATATATTTACACGAGGACAATTCTGTAACTGTCATTGATAACGGAAGAGGAATACCTGTAGATGTTCATACGAAAACTGGTCTTCCGGCCGTACAGGTGGTTATGACGGTACTGCATGCCGGCGGTAAATTTGGCGGTGGTAGTTATAAAGTGAGCGGAGGATTACACGGCGTTGGTATTTCCGTTGTAAATGCTTTATCTGAACACCTTAAAGTTGACGTTTGGCGCAACGGTACCGTTTACTCTCAGTCATACCAACGGGGTGCCCCGGTAACCGGACTTGAAATAACAGGCAAAACAGAATTAACCGGTACAAAAATAACCTTCACACCTGATTCTGAAATATTTGAGGAACTTGATTTTAATAGTGAAACTTTATCCACACGTTTTCAAGAGTTAGCGTTCTTAAGTAAAGGAATAAAAATTAAGTTTTATGATGAAAAAAATAATACTGAGGTCACTTATCATCATGAAGGCGGTATCAGAGATTTTGTACAGCACTTAAATAATAACAAAGATCCGCTCCATAAACCTATTTATTTGGAACAAGATAAAGATGACATAATTGTTGAGTTGGCACTTCAATATACCGGAGGTTACATAGATACCCTCTTTTCGTTTGTTAATAATATTCACACCATAGACGGGGGTACCCATGAAGCAGGATTTAAGGCCGGTTTAACTCGTGTAGTCAATGACTACATACGTAAAAATAATTTAATCAAAAATGGCATGAATGGTCTTACGGGTGAGGATATTCGAGAAGGTCTTACTGCCGTGATAAGTATAAAAGTGCCGGAACCACAGTTTGAAGGTCAGACCAAAACAAAACTTGGCAACAGCGAAGTTCGCAGTATCGTTGATTCTGTTGTGGTAAATGGATTAACCACTTTTCTGGAAGAGAACCCCTCTGTAGCAAAAAAAGTGGTAGAAAAATCGATCATGGCCTCCCGGGCCAGAGAGGCGGCACGAAAAGCACGGGAATTAACCCGCCGTAAAACTGTACTGGAAAGTTCAACTCTACCGGGTAAACTTGCAGATTGTTCCAACCGGGATCCTTCAGTTAGTGAATTGTACATTGTTGAGGGAGATTCCGCCGGTGGTTCAGCAAAACAAGGTAGGGATAGAGGGTTTCAGGCTATCCTTCCTCTACGTGGTAAAATTTTGAATGTAGAAAAAGCACGTATGGATCGTATTTTAAATAACGAAGAGATAAGGGCTATGATCACAGCTTTAGGTACGGGAATAGGTGATGATTTTGACCTGGAAAAAGCCCGTTATCACAAAATTATAATCATGACTGACGCTGATGTTGATGGTGCCCACATTCGTACTCTTTTGTTAACGTTCTTTTATCGTTACATGAAAAAACTGATTGAGGCCGGTTACGTTTTTATTGCCCAGCCTCCTTTGTACAAAATCAAAAAAGGTAAGCAGGAGCGTTATGCTTACAATGACCGGGAAATGGAAAAGGCTTTAAATAAAATCGGTGCCAATGCTTCTCTGCAAAGGTATAAAGGCTTAGGAGAAATGGATGCAGAGCAGTTATGGGACACCACTATGAATCCGGACAGTAGGACAGTTTTACAAGTTAAATTAGATGATGCTATTAAGGCTGATGAGATATTTACTACCCTTATGGGAGATAAAGTGGAACCGAGAAGAAACTTTATTAGGGACAATTATAACGATGTTAGGAATTTGGACGTTTAG
- the gyrA gene encoding DNA gyrase subunit A — translation MPEMLGKVVPIDINQEMRHSYLDYAMSVIVGRALPDVRDGLKPVHRRILYAMHGLGVTPDKPHRKSAYIVGEVMAKFHPHGDSAIYDTMVRLAQDFSCRYCLVDGHGNFGSVDGDSAAAMRYTEARMAKISTELLKDIDKNTVDFIPNYDGAEKEPVVLPARIPNLLINGSAGIAVGMATNIPPHNIGEVIDGVVKLIDNPDVEIEDLISIIKGPDFPTGSTIMGKDGIRKAYYTGRGSIRVRAKSDIQTTGGKSRIIVNEIPYQVNKARLIEKIADLVKAKKIEGISDLRDESDRKGMRIVIELKREARPKVILNQLYRHTQLEDSFGIIMLALVDGQPKELNLKEVLSHYLEHQKVVIVRRSQFELDKAEARAHIVEGLRIALDKLDAVISTIRSSRTTEIAKHALMEKFDLSEKQSEAILNMRLQRLTGLEREKLEAEYKELSEKIEYLRAILADEQKVLAIIKDEILQLKDKYADKRKTEISDENYQLEDEDLIAQEDVVITITNKGYIKRMPLDTYRSQHRGGRGIHAAGIKQQDFLQHLFITSTHHYFLFFSNQGKVYRLKVHEIPEAGRTARGTAIINLILINNDEHITTVIPVKEFVPHNYLFMATKKGIIKKTSLDEYDSSRTDGIIALNLDQDDELMNVTLTDGDQEIILATKAGQAIRFHETETRPIGRVTRGMRGITLRDDDEVVSMDKIRSDGDLLVLTSAGYGKRSRVKDYRVQSRAGMGIRNIKCTPRNGYVVSVRIIKKDEEIMMISAEGVMIRLRVGDIPVMGRSTQGVILMKLGKDDRVVAVARVVNTK, via the coding sequence TTGCCGGAAATGCTAGGAAAAGTAGTACCCATTGATATAAATCAAGAGATGAGGCATTCTTACCTGGATTATGCCATGAGTGTCATAGTCGGACGTGCTCTTCCTGATGTCCGGGACGGTTTAAAGCCTGTTCACAGGCGTATTTTATATGCCATGCACGGGCTTGGAGTCACCCCGGATAAACCACACCGTAAATCGGCTTATATTGTCGGTGAAGTAATGGCTAAATTTCATCCCCATGGTGATTCGGCCATTTACGATACCATGGTAAGGTTAGCGCAAGATTTTTCCTGCCGGTATTGTTTAGTGGACGGACATGGAAACTTTGGGTCGGTTGACGGGGACTCCGCTGCAGCCATGCGGTATACAGAAGCGCGTATGGCAAAAATATCTACAGAGTTACTAAAAGACATTGATAAGAATACTGTAGATTTTATTCCTAACTACGATGGTGCCGAAAAAGAACCGGTAGTACTTCCGGCCAGGATCCCCAACTTATTAATAAACGGTTCGGCCGGTATAGCCGTAGGTATGGCCACTAATATTCCACCTCATAATATTGGCGAAGTTATTGATGGGGTAGTCAAGTTAATTGATAATCCCGACGTTGAAATCGAAGATTTAATATCGATTATAAAAGGTCCTGATTTTCCCACAGGTTCTACAATTATGGGCAAAGACGGTATAAGAAAGGCTTATTATACCGGGCGTGGTTCGATCCGGGTAAGGGCTAAATCTGATATTCAAACCACGGGTGGCAAAAGTAGAATAATTGTTAATGAGATTCCTTACCAGGTCAATAAGGCTAGACTGATAGAAAAGATAGCCGACCTGGTAAAGGCTAAAAAGATAGAAGGCATATCAGACTTACGAGATGAATCAGACCGCAAAGGAATGCGGATTGTTATAGAATTGAAACGAGAGGCCCGGCCAAAGGTAATATTAAATCAGCTTTACAGGCACACGCAATTAGAAGACAGTTTTGGTATTATTATGCTGGCTTTGGTAGATGGGCAACCTAAAGAATTAAACCTTAAGGAAGTATTATCTCATTATCTGGAACATCAAAAAGTAGTAATTGTTCGCCGCAGTCAATTTGAATTGGATAAAGCCGAGGCCCGGGCACACATAGTTGAAGGGCTGCGTATAGCTCTTGATAAGTTAGATGCAGTGATCAGTACTATTCGTTCTTCCCGGACCACTGAAATAGCTAAGCACGCCCTGATGGAGAAATTTGATTTATCGGAAAAACAGTCTGAAGCTATTCTAAACATGCGACTTCAGCGCCTTACAGGGCTAGAGCGAGAGAAACTAGAAGCAGAGTATAAAGAATTGAGCGAAAAGATAGAGTATTTACGAGCTATTTTAGCTGATGAACAAAAAGTTCTCGCCATTATTAAAGATGAAATACTGCAATTAAAAGACAAATATGCGGATAAACGCAAGACGGAAATTAGTGATGAGAATTACCAGTTGGAAGATGAAGACTTGATAGCGCAAGAAGATGTGGTTATAACCATCACCAATAAGGGATATATAAAACGTATGCCGCTGGATACTTATAGAAGTCAGCACCGCGGCGGCAGGGGTATTCATGCTGCCGGAATTAAGCAGCAAGATTTCCTACAGCACCTTTTTATTACTTCCACGCACCATTATTTTCTGTTCTTCAGCAACCAGGGAAAGGTATACCGCTTAAAGGTGCATGAAATCCCGGAGGCAGGAAGAACAGCCCGGGGAACAGCCATCATCAATTTAATTCTTATTAACAATGATGAACATATTACCACTGTGATACCCGTTAAGGAATTTGTACCCCATAATTATCTATTTATGGCTACAAAAAAAGGGATTATTAAAAAGACTTCGCTGGATGAATATGATTCTTCCCGTACGGACGGCATTATAGCTCTTAATTTGGATCAAGACGATGAATTGATGAATGTGACTCTTACGGATGGCGACCAGGAAATTATTTTAGCCACCAAGGCGGGACAGGCCATTCGGTTTCATGAAACCGAAACACGCCCCATAGGAAGAGTCACCAGGGGTATGAGGGGTATAACACTACGGGATGACGATGAAGTTGTATCTATGGATAAGATACGAAGCGACGGTGATTTACTGGTGCTTACCAGTGCCGGTTACGGTAAACGTAGTAGAGTTAAGGACTACAGAGTGCAGTCCCGGGCCGGAATGGGTATTCGTAATATAAAATGCACTCCCCGCAATGGATATGTTGTATCGGTGAGGATAATTAAGAAAGATGAAGAAATAATGATGATAAGTGCCGAGGGAGTTATGATCAGACTGCGCGTAGGCGATATCCCTGTCATGGGAAGATCAACCCAAGGTGTGATACTTATGAAATTGGGCAAAGATGACCGGGTTGTGGCAGTGGCCCGGGTGGTCAATACTAAGTGA
- the pdxS gene encoding pyridoxal 5'-phosphate synthase lyase subunit PdxS: MAEQGTWTVKKGLAEMLKGGVIMDVTTPEQAKIAEEAGACAVMALERVPADIRAAGGVARMADPSVILRIMDAVTIPVMAKARIGHFVEAQILETLGVDYIDESEVLTPVDDEHHIDKHEFKVPFVCGCRNLGEALRRIGEGAAMIRTKGEPGTGNVVEAVRHMRKVMGEVRRLQNMPKEELMHAAKEMGAPYNLVLEVAKEGRLPVVNFAAGGIATPADGAMMMQLGCDGIFVGSGIFKSNNPSARAKAIVSATTHYNDPQVLAEISRDLGEAMPGIEISSIVPEQRMQDRGW; encoded by the coding sequence ATGGCTGAACAAGGAACCTGGACCGTAAAAAAAGGTCTGGCTGAAATGTTAAAAGGCGGCGTCATAATGGATGTGACTACCCCGGAGCAGGCTAAAATTGCTGAAGAAGCCGGGGCATGTGCGGTGATGGCTTTAGAAAGGGTACCGGCTGATATAAGGGCTGCAGGTGGTGTAGCCAGAATGGCTGACCCGTCCGTGATATTACGTATTATGGATGCAGTAACTATTCCGGTAATGGCCAAGGCACGTATTGGTCATTTTGTAGAGGCCCAAATATTAGAAACACTAGGTGTGGATTACATAGACGAAAGTGAAGTTCTTACACCGGTGGATGATGAACACCATATTGACAAACATGAGTTTAAAGTGCCTTTTGTATGTGGTTGCCGCAATTTAGGTGAGGCGTTAAGACGTATCGGTGAAGGGGCGGCTATGATTCGCACCAAGGGAGAACCCGGAACCGGTAATGTGGTTGAAGCTGTACGGCATATGAGAAAAGTAATGGGTGAAGTTCGTAGGCTGCAGAATATGCCTAAGGAAGAGCTTATGCACGCGGCTAAAGAAATGGGTGCGCCGTATAATCTAGTTTTGGAAGTAGCCAAAGAGGGACGTCTGCCCGTAGTTAACTTTGCTGCCGGTGGAATAGCTACTCCGGCTGATGGTGCCATGATGATGCAGTTGGGCTGTGACGGTATTTTTGTTGGTTCCGGTATCTTCAAGTCTAATAATCCCTCTGCCAGGGCCAAGGCCATTGTATCAGCAACTACGCACTACAATGATCCACAGGTATTGGCAGAAATATCCAGAGATTTAGGTGAAGCAATGCCCGGCATAGAAATATCCTCTATCGTACCTGAGCAACGTATGCAAGACAGAGGGTGGTAG
- a CDS encoding alanine--glyoxylate aminotransferase family protein: protein MMQGKEYLMIPGPTPVPPSVMNAMSRPMFGHRSEEFAAMHKDIIGKLQKVFQTTNDLFVLTNSGTGSMETAVANIVSPGDKVLTLVGGKFGERWSELATAYKAEVLQEDFAWGTPVDLKKVEEVLNANTDIKVVFATFNETSTGVLNDIEGLGKLIAKTPALFVVDGVSGVGGIEIKTDAWNVDILVTGSQKALMLPPGLGVISVSSKAWDKIENNTSPRYYFNLVKARKSMEKWNTAYTPAVSLFVGLDASLNMMLEEGIDNVYARHKLLRDATRAAIRALGLELMTEDSYASPVITSVYAPEGIGSDDIRKVLKQDFDITFAGGQAKLKNKIFRIAHMGFADKMDVLLAISGLEMALAKVGHKVELGKGVKAAQEVFLGRQK, encoded by the coding sequence ATAATGCAAGGTAAAGAATATTTGATGATTCCCGGCCCTACTCCGGTACCGCCGTCGGTCATGAATGCAATGTCCAGGCCCATGTTCGGTCACCGGAGTGAAGAGTTCGCCGCCATGCATAAAGACATTATCGGTAAACTGCAGAAGGTTTTTCAAACAACAAATGACCTTTTTGTACTAACTAATTCCGGTACGGGCAGCATGGAAACAGCAGTGGCCAACATTGTAAGCCCCGGGGATAAAGTCTTGACCCTGGTAGGCGGTAAATTCGGGGAGCGCTGGTCTGAATTAGCCACGGCTTACAAGGCTGAGGTTTTACAAGAAGATTTTGCATGGGGTACTCCGGTGGATTTAAAGAAGGTTGAAGAGGTCCTTAATGCAAATACTGATATTAAGGTTGTTTTTGCCACTTTCAATGAAACATCCACCGGTGTTCTTAATGATATTGAAGGTTTAGGTAAACTGATAGCCAAAACACCTGCTCTGTTTGTGGTGGATGGTGTCAGCGGAGTAGGCGGTATAGAGATTAAAACCGATGCATGGAATGTTGACATACTGGTTACCGGGTCTCAAAAAGCTTTAATGCTGCCGCCTGGCCTTGGTGTGATAAGTGTAAGTTCCAAAGCATGGGATAAGATTGAAAACAATACATCACCGAGGTATTACTTTAATCTTGTAAAAGCAAGAAAGTCCATGGAAAAATGGAATACTGCCTACACTCCTGCGGTGTCTCTATTCGTCGGCTTAGATGCATCTCTGAATATGATGCTGGAAGAAGGTATAGATAATGTTTATGCCCGGCATAAACTATTGAGGGATGCTACCAGGGCTGCCATAAGAGCCCTTGGTTTAGAGTTAATGACAGAAGACTCTTATGCTTCACCGGTAATCACATCCGTATATGCACCTGAAGGCATAGGTTCAGATGATATTCGAAAGGTTTTAAAACAAGATTTCGATATAACTTTTGCCGGCGGGCAGGCTAAGTTAAAGAACAAAATATTCCGTATTGCTCATATGGGATTTGCTGATAAAATGGATGTATTGTTAGCCATAAGCGGATTGGAAATGGCCCTGGCTAAAGTTGGACATAAGGTAGAGTTAGGTAAGGGAGTAAAGGCAGCACAAGAAGTGTTTTTAGGGAGGCAGAAGTAA